From a single Planococcus shenhongbingii genomic region:
- a CDS encoding glycosyltransferase family 2 protein — protein sequence MKTVQGLVSIVIPVFNAVPYLEECLASAAGQTYQPLEIIVINDGSTDSSEELINKFASSDKRFKTFNQKNQGLGYTRNRGISLSAGQYIFFLDADDVLPENSIALLAATIRKNNADYSVGKVLRFNENRMYVPIRHLEFDLYRKPGLTTLLNSPELLQDSIACNKLWRTDFLKGNSLCFKEGKYYEDLALTMKAAVLAEKIAVIDEVVYHWRVRDAEDKPSITQQQMKLENTLHRLEALAENRQWLVNRHIDKRIIEEHDLKSLLDVMRLHAVKFALIDPAEKEEWKQQTSSFLRAIPTETALKLPDKERAMYGLLLEGNTEDLFLFSQMLMDTEEQPIVTQEQDRFVLKGFRQDIEVTPFLKPEMIVEHIEKMEAKWRLEGKLRIPKASYPVNGTFYLIDRKSGQEKILTPLQLTQAETSSCYPFEEQVFTAVIDSKQFEKEHQEAAYDFYYKLGAFPKSPPARVRALPKAFKTAEAFKKGNYTLSLYRTNYGNLSMQIHKKRVKDYVKKALAPLWKK from the coding sequence GTGAAGACTGTGCAGGGGCTTGTTTCAATTGTTATTCCTGTTTTTAATGCTGTTCCTTATCTTGAGGAATGCTTGGCTTCCGCGGCAGGGCAAACTTATCAACCTCTCGAAATCATCGTTATTAATGATGGTTCAACCGACAGCAGCGAAGAATTAATAAATAAATTCGCTTCTTCTGATAAGCGCTTTAAAACCTTTAACCAGAAAAACCAGGGGCTCGGTTATACACGCAACCGGGGAATCAGTTTAAGTGCGGGACAGTATATTTTCTTCTTGGATGCTGATGATGTCCTGCCTGAAAATTCCATTGCTCTGCTTGCCGCAACTATACGGAAAAACAATGCTGATTATTCTGTTGGAAAAGTACTGCGCTTTAATGAAAATCGCATGTATGTACCTATCCGCCACTTGGAGTTTGATTTGTATAGAAAGCCGGGACTGACTACACTTTTGAACAGTCCGGAACTGCTGCAGGATTCAATCGCCTGCAATAAATTATGGAGAACAGATTTTCTTAAGGGAAACAGTCTTTGCTTTAAAGAAGGCAAGTATTATGAGGATTTGGCTTTGACTATGAAAGCGGCTGTTTTAGCGGAGAAAATTGCAGTGATAGATGAAGTGGTGTATCACTGGCGTGTCCGGGACGCCGAAGACAAGCCTTCCATTACCCAGCAGCAGATGAAGCTCGAAAACACGCTGCACCGCCTCGAGGCGCTTGCTGAAAACCGCCAATGGCTAGTCAATCGTCATATTGACAAACGAATCATCGAAGAACACGACTTGAAAAGCTTGCTTGATGTTATGCGGCTGCATGCTGTTAAATTCGCTTTGATTGATCCCGCGGAAAAGGAGGAGTGGAAGCAGCAGACTTCTTCTTTTTTACGGGCCATTCCAACGGAAACTGCATTAAAATTGCCGGATAAAGAAAGGGCAATGTATGGCCTCTTGCTGGAAGGGAATACAGAAGACCTTTTTCTTTTTTCGCAAATGCTGATGGATACGGAAGAGCAACCGATTGTGACACAGGAACAAGACCGTTTTGTGTTAAAAGGCTTTCGACAGGATATTGAGGTAACTCCTTTTTTAAAGCCGGAGATGATTGTTGAGCATATAGAAAAAATGGAAGCTAAGTGGCGATTAGAAGGAAAGTTGAGAATTCCAAAAGCATCTTATCCAGTGAATGGAACATTCTACCTAATTGATAGGAAAAGTGGACAGGAAAAGATTTTAACACCTCTCCAGTTAACACAGGCAGAGACATCTTCTTGTTATCCATTCGAAGAGCAAGTTTTCACGGCAGTGATTGATTCCAAACAGTTTGAAAAAGAGCATCAAGAAGCTGCGTATGACTTCTATTACAAGCTAGGAGCATTTCCGAAATCGCCGCCGGCCAGAGTTCGGGCGCTTCCCAAGGCGTTTAAAACTGCAGAAGCATTTAAAAAAGGAAATTATACATTGTCCCTTTACCGAACTAATTACGGCAATCTGAGTATGCAGATCCATAAAAAACGTGTGAAAGATTATGTGAAAAAGGCTTTAGCGCCTTTATGGAAGAAATGA
- a CDS encoding MBL fold metallo-hydrolase: MRLTNIENVYQLSFTPRTFPVNCYFVEEENGLILIDAALPFSAKEILRTAKNLRKPIKYILLTHAHYDHLGALDAIKRAYPSAVVGISTRDARLLAGDKRLLAEEPNTPIRGSVPKSIKTQPDILLHEGDRIGSLQVIFSPGHTPGSISLLDVRNGSLIAGDALYTKGGAAVCGTLKPLFPFPALATWNKRIAHESAVKLRDLNPRLLAVGHGKMIKNPDQAFQKAIKESIESLE, translated from the coding sequence ATGCGGCTTACAAACATAGAAAATGTTTATCAATTATCTTTTACGCCCCGGACGTTTCCTGTAAATTGCTATTTTGTTGAAGAAGAAAACGGATTAATTCTTATTGATGCAGCACTTCCATTCAGTGCAAAAGAAATTCTTCGGACCGCTAAGAATCTTAGAAAGCCGATTAAGTATATTCTTCTGACCCATGCCCATTATGACCATTTAGGCGCACTCGATGCTATCAAGCGAGCCTACCCATCTGCGGTAGTCGGCATTTCCACAAGGGATGCCAGGCTACTAGCAGGAGATAAGCGGCTTTTGGCAGAAGAACCGAACACACCTATAAGAGGCAGTGTTCCAAAAAGTATTAAAACCCAACCGGATATCTTGCTGCATGAAGGCGATCGAATCGGATCGCTGCAGGTTATTTTTTCGCCCGGCCATACTCCAGGCTCGATTTCACTTCTCGACGTACGCAATGGCAGTTTGATTGCTGGAGACGCTTTATATACAAAAGGCGGTGCAGCTGTATGCGGAACGCTAAAACCCTTATTCCCTTTCCCGGCATTAGCCACCTGGAACAAACGCATAGCTCATGAAAGTGCTGTAAAGCTAAGGGATTTAAACCCTCGGCTGCTTGCTGTCGGCCATGGCAAAATGATCAAAAACCCAGATCAAGCTTTTCAAAAAGCCATTAAAGAAAGTATAGAATCACTGGAATAA
- the tagD gene encoding glycerol-3-phosphate cytidylyltransferase, with protein sequence MKKVITYGTFDLIHHGHINILKKAKELGDYLVVGLSTDEFNAIKGKGAYHSYEERKLILEAIKYVDEVIPEKRWGQKVDDIKTHNVEVFVMGSDWEGKFDDLSEFCDVIYLPRTEGVSTTKIKTDLYNKQ encoded by the coding sequence ATGAAAAAAGTAATTACGTACGGGACATTTGATTTAATTCACCATGGGCATATAAATATTTTAAAAAAAGCAAAAGAGCTTGGGGACTATTTAGTTGTCGGCCTCTCCACTGATGAATTTAATGCGATTAAAGGAAAAGGCGCATACCATTCATATGAAGAAAGGAAATTGATATTAGAAGCGATTAAATACGTCGACGAGGTAATTCCAGAAAAAAGATGGGGACAGAAAGTGGATGACATTAAGACACATAATGTGGAAGTTTTCGTTATGGGTTCAGATTGGGAAGGGAAATTTGATGATTTAAGTGAGTTTTGCGACGTAATTTACTTGCCGCGCACTGAAGGTGTTTCTACTACAAAAATAAAAACCGATCTTTATAACAAGCAATGA
- a CDS encoding WecB/TagA/CpsF family glycosyltransferase translates to MARSQIMITDTFTDNLSRETLLEKVFKKVKEPRKSGFIVTANPEIVMTSRKSSLYRESLLKADFIILDGYGMMLASKVLKKPLEEKIVGYELLHTFLKYASTKEKSVYFFGASKEIADLAARNAIELYLNIKIAGIRYSYSGYGDHIAEEIANTNPDFVFIGLGVPLQEQGAAKYKYLFEASVLMGVGGSFDVLSGTVKRAPQIWLKYNLEWLYRLLTQPTRGKRMVQLPFFMVTVFKQKWLNSNKKPKQRKIF, encoded by the coding sequence ATGGCAAGATCTCAAATAATGATTACAGATACTTTTACTGATAATTTGAGCAGAGAGACCTTACTGGAAAAGGTATTTAAAAAAGTCAAGGAGCCTCGGAAAAGTGGTTTTATTGTGACGGCGAACCCCGAAATTGTAATGACTTCCCGCAAATCTTCTCTTTATCGGGAATCTCTTTTAAAAGCTGACTTTATTATTCTGGATGGGTACGGAATGATGTTAGCTTCAAAGGTTCTCAAAAAACCTTTAGAAGAGAAAATAGTTGGCTACGAGCTGCTTCATACCTTTCTTAAATATGCCAGCACAAAAGAAAAATCCGTTTATTTTTTTGGAGCAAGCAAAGAAATAGCTGATTTGGCAGCAAGGAATGCCATTGAACTTTACTTAAACATTAAAATCGCTGGAATACGGTACAGTTATTCGGGTTACGGTGATCATATCGCGGAAGAAATTGCTAATACAAATCCTGACTTTGTGTTTATTGGCCTTGGTGTGCCTTTACAAGAACAAGGGGCCGCCAAATACAAGTACTTATTTGAGGCTTCTGTCTTGATGGGTGTAGGCGGAAGCTTTGATGTGCTCTCCGGCACTGTCAAAAGAGCTCCGCAAATTTGGCTTAAATACAACTTGGAGTGGTTATACAGGTTACTGACTCAGCCAACACGCGGAAAAAGAATGGTTCAACTCCCCTTTTTTATGGTTACAGTATTCAAGCAAAAGTGGTTGAATTCAAATAAGAAACCAAAGCAGAGAAAAATATTTTAA
- a CDS encoding threonine aldolase family protein — protein MNEKNPLKETFEQTQFQLAGHGKRTVSILKDVVDQVDENIQSDHYGAGKVIDDFQVKMAKFLGKETAVFFPSGTMAQQIALRIWCDEKNLKKVAYHPLSHLEIHEEDGLKELHHIETVLLADKNRVIEFEDVTGMNEEVACILLELPQREIGGQLPSYETLEQISEWSRDKGIKLHLDGARLVEVLPYYQKSAAEIASLFDSVYISLYKGIGAIAGAILAGDEKFIKQSKIWKRRHGGDLISLYPYILPADYYFEKRSEKMAQYFEEAREVAQYFNSCEAISTLPLNPVSNMFHVYFSQPKERIATLLAEVHQESGVGFSSYLTEKTEESCYFEVSLGDLYADIPKEKMAQAFRLLNEKLSLKKIYDKNR, from the coding sequence ATGAACGAGAAGAATCCTTTAAAAGAAACTTTTGAACAAACACAGTTTCAACTAGCAGGGCATGGAAAGCGAACAGTAAGTATATTAAAAGACGTAGTTGATCAAGTGGATGAAAACATTCAAAGTGACCATTACGGAGCAGGAAAGGTGATAGATGATTTTCAAGTGAAAATGGCTAAGTTTTTAGGCAAAGAAACGGCTGTCTTTTTTCCTAGTGGTACAATGGCACAGCAGATTGCATTGCGCATTTGGTGCGATGAAAAAAACTTGAAAAAAGTCGCTTACCATCCGTTGAGCCATCTGGAAATACACGAGGAAGATGGCTTAAAAGAATTGCATCATATCGAAACTGTGTTATTAGCTGATAAAAACAGGGTAATCGAATTCGAAGATGTCACAGGGATGAATGAGGAAGTTGCTTGCATTCTGCTGGAGTTGCCTCAACGGGAAATTGGCGGACAATTGCCAAGCTATGAGACTTTGGAACAGATTTCTGAATGGAGCCGAGATAAAGGAATCAAGCTTCACCTGGACGGAGCGAGACTGGTAGAAGTACTTCCTTATTATCAAAAGTCAGCCGCAGAAATCGCTTCACTTTTCGACAGTGTGTATATTTCGCTGTATAAAGGAATCGGGGCCATCGCTGGAGCGATATTGGCTGGAGACGAGAAATTCATCAAGCAGTCGAAGATATGGAAGCGCCGGCATGGCGGAGATTTAATTTCATTGTATCCATATATCCTGCCGGCTGACTATTATTTTGAAAAGCGTTCCGAGAAAATGGCACAGTATTTTGAAGAAGCCAGAGAAGTTGCCCAGTATTTCAATTCCTGTGAGGCTATTTCCACATTGCCGCTAAATCCAGTTTCTAATATGTTCCACGTCTATTTTAGCCAGCCGAAAGAACGCATCGCCACCTTGCTTGCAGAAGTCCACCAGGAATCGGGAGTAGGCTTCAGCTCTTACTTAACAGAAAAGACAGAAGAGAGCTGCTATTTTGAAGTAAGCCTAGGAGATTTATATGCAGACATACCTAAAGAAAAAATGGCGCAAGCTTTCCGGCTGCTGAATGAAAAATTAAGCCTTAAAAAAATATATGATAAAAACCGCTGA
- a CDS encoding CDP-glycerol glycerophosphotransferase family protein has product MAKELAQFQTHQLIFANHSRCKIDFTKINTNNKKIYTFETINILHTLFSAYHLATSKYVFIDNYLGILSVIRFRKEVKCVQLWHAAGAIKKFGWCDPETSMRNKRAQSRFQKVYDQFHYIPVGSRLMAHIFAESFHLDSNHFLYTGVPQTDFYFDAAARANGMVKVERTYPAIEGKKVILYAPTFRKDELSKMELKLNIAEMLEKLGDDYVLLIRLHPSVQGSSQLPEDPRVISVSNYPHINELLTASDILITDYSSIPVEFSLLRKKMIFFTYDSETYNDTQGLWTEEISHFPGPLVKTTAQLIQHILDAEVDYGKIDRFSNHWNTFSTGQSTRQLVQAIYDEKDLETKEKNNPW; this is encoded by the coding sequence ATGGCTAAGGAGCTGGCTCAGTTTCAAACTCATCAACTCATCTTTGCCAATCATTCTCGCTGCAAAATAGATTTCACAAAAATCAACACGAATAATAAAAAAATATATACTTTCGAAACAATTAATATTTTGCATACCTTATTTTCCGCTTATCATTTGGCTACTTCTAAATATGTTTTCATTGATAATTATTTAGGAATCTTATCTGTTATACGTTTTCGAAAAGAAGTAAAATGCGTACAGCTTTGGCATGCTGCAGGTGCCATCAAAAAATTTGGCTGGTGCGATCCGGAAACCAGTATGAGAAACAAACGTGCTCAATCCAGATTCCAAAAAGTCTACGACCAGTTCCACTACATTCCCGTAGGTTCCCGACTGATGGCCCATATCTTTGCTGAATCATTTCATCTCGACTCCAACCACTTTTTGTATACCGGGGTTCCCCAAACGGACTTTTATTTTGATGCGGCCGCTAGAGCGAATGGCATGGTAAAAGTAGAACGAACATACCCAGCCATTGAAGGCAAAAAAGTAATATTATACGCCCCTACTTTCCGTAAAGATGAACTTTCCAAAATGGAATTAAAGTTGAATATAGCGGAAATGCTTGAAAAACTTGGAGACGATTATGTGCTGCTGATCCGGCTGCATCCATCTGTGCAGGGAAGCTCTCAGCTGCCTGAAGATCCTAGAGTCATTTCAGTCAGCAATTACCCGCATATTAATGAGTTGTTAACAGCAAGTGATATATTAATCACAGACTATTCCTCGATACCGGTCGAGTTTTCCCTATTGCGTAAAAAAATGATTTTCTTTACATACGATTCGGAAACTTATAACGACACTCAAGGATTGTGGACTGAAGAAATTTCACATTTCCCGGGTCCGCTCGTGAAGACGACTGCACAGCTTATTCAGCATATTTTAGATGCTGAAGTCGATTACGGCAAAATTGACCGGTTCAGCAATCATTGGAACACCTTCTCTACCGGCCAATCTACCCGCCAATTGGTTCAGGCTATTTATGATGAAAAAGACTTGGAGACAAAAGAAAAAAACAATCCCTGGTAG
- a CDS encoding CDP-glycerol glycerophosphotransferase family protein encodes MGLLPRKRKLVIFESFHARQYSDNPRAIYEHMKEHNPEYQLLWSVDRRAMQLFDKFQVPYIRRFTIRWFLTFPRAKYWVNNVRLPGWMPKPSGTVYVQTWHGTPLKKLGIDIKQVHMPGTNTENYKKNFVSESAKWDYLVSPNAYSTEIFKRAFGYRGKVIESGYPRNDALANPSPARISAIKQEIGIPEDKKVMMYAPTWRDNEFFEKGKYKFEFQFDLKSWKEKYGDEWVLLSRMHYLVAERFDFFAHKGIVFNVSDYPDIRDLYLISDLLVTDYSSVFFDYAILNRPIVFFMYDLEEYRDQLRGFYFDIETEAPGPIVQTEAELFREIDGIMESHTSKNSKITAFKQKFSSLEDGRAAERVVKTFLKVKK; translated from the coding sequence ATGGGCTTATTGCCTCGAAAAAGAAAACTGGTCATATTTGAAAGTTTCCATGCCAGGCAATACAGTGACAATCCTCGTGCCATTTATGAACATATGAAAGAGCATAATCCGGAATATCAGCTGCTGTGGAGTGTCGATCGGCGGGCCATGCAGCTATTCGACAAATTTCAAGTGCCTTATATCCGCCGATTTACTATTCGCTGGTTTTTAACTTTTCCTCGAGCGAAATATTGGGTTAATAATGTCCGGTTGCCAGGCTGGATGCCTAAGCCTTCTGGCACGGTATATGTTCAGACATGGCACGGGACGCCACTGAAAAAACTTGGAATTGATATTAAACAAGTACATATGCCTGGAACTAATACCGAGAATTATAAAAAAAACTTTGTCAGCGAGTCAGCAAAGTGGGATTACCTTGTGTCGCCCAATGCTTATTCAACCGAAATTTTCAAACGTGCTTTTGGTTATCGCGGCAAAGTTATTGAATCGGGTTATCCAAGAAATGATGCATTGGCTAATCCGTCGCCAGCCAGGATCAGTGCAATCAAACAGGAAATAGGCATTCCGGAAGATAAAAAAGTCATGATGTATGCACCAACTTGGCGTGATAATGAGTTTTTTGAAAAAGGAAAATACAAATTTGAATTCCAATTCGATTTAAAAAGCTGGAAAGAGAAGTATGGAGATGAATGGGTGCTATTGTCCCGGATGCATTATCTGGTGGCTGAACGTTTTGATTTTTTTGCTCATAAAGGGATTGTTTTCAATGTATCGGATTATCCGGATATTCGGGATTTATATTTGATTTCGGATTTGCTGGTTACGGATTATTCATCGGTTTTCTTTGACTATGCTATTTTAAATCGCCCAATTGTTTTCTTTATGTATGATTTGGAGGAATACCGCGATCAGCTTCGAGGCTTTTATTTTGATATTGAGACTGAAGCGCCCGGCCCTATTGTGCAAACTGAAGCTGAATTGTTTCGGGAAATCGACGGAATAATGGAGTCGCATACATCAAAAAATTCTAAAATTACAGCCTTTAAACAAAAGTTTTCTTCATTAGAAGACGGCCGTGCAGCAGAACGTGTGGTAAAAACATTTCTTAAGGTGAAAAAATAA
- a CDS encoding GIY-YIG nuclease family protein produces MREKIQDLLKKENYAFDKEKWKSIENVPFLINTDTTPLLNKIKKNMGVTKGIYIFSDSDERILYIGKGAPIYNRIRRHFAKLKNCSPSMHEEAPRQELPSAITIHWVEIEQPETREIVEHMLAYTLKPAYKKWHIV; encoded by the coding sequence ATGAGAGAAAAAATTCAAGATCTATTAAAAAAGGAAAATTACGCGTTTGACAAAGAGAAATGGAAATCGATTGAAAATGTTCCGTTTCTCATCAATACCGATACCACTCCATTACTCAATAAAATTAAAAAGAATATGGGTGTAACTAAAGGCATTTATATTTTCAGCGATTCTGACGAAAGAATTCTTTATATCGGAAAAGGCGCCCCCATTTACAATCGTATCCGGCGCCATTTCGCTAAACTTAAAAATTGCAGCCCTTCAATGCACGAAGAAGCCCCGCGACAAGAACTCCCATCTGCTATTACCATCCACTGGGTAGAAATTGAACAGCCGGAAACTAGAGAAATCGTGGAGCATATGCTGGCTTATACTTTGAAACCCGCATACAAGAAATGGCATATCGTTTAA